ATAGTCATTCTGAGCCATCCCACGCATCGCCGTCAATTCAGGGGCGAATTGCTGAAGCAGCCCAGTCTCGAACAGCATAGCTATTCCTTTGGTGCAATTGGGCAAGGCCATTATTTTAATGAATTCATCTCGAATGCGCTCTTCGCTGATTATCTCCAACCGAGACGCCGTTTCTTTGATCGCTTCATAGCATTCGGGAACTATAATAAAATTAAGTTTGACGGCAAAACGGATGGCTCGAAGCATCCTTAAAGGATCGTCCGAGAAAGTTGCTATCGGATCGAGGGGTGTGCGGAGCACTCCCTTCGATAGGTCAAGTATTCCCACCTGAAGCGGATCGATAAGTTCGTTGGTGTGCAAATTCCGCATGAGGGTATTTATTGTGAAGTCACGCCTTCGAGCATCATCGGCAAGTGTGGCGGGGACAACATCAGGATGGCGGCTTTCACTTTGATAGCTTTCTCTGCGAGCGGTGACCAGTTCGACTGGTACCCCGTCGATGCTAACCATCGCCGTTCCAAACCGAGGATACACTACTGGTGTATGATCACAAATTCGTTGGCGGTAAAGAAAATGAGCCAACTCCAGCGCATCTCCTTCGAGAACGATATCGAGGTCTTCCGGAACGGGTAACTTAAGCAGTTGGTCTCGCACATACCCGCCAACGAGGAATAACCGGCTCTCATATTCCGAACCGATAGTCGCCTGTCGCAGCAAATCTAACGTAGTTTCAGTTGCGCTCCTCATGCCGGGGATTATATCCGATTTGGGAGTATATATCACTCAGGGAAGCGGAAAGGAAGCTCAATAGACAAACTTAGCTCCATCGGGCGGGGATTTTTTGAATAACTTTTCGCTAGGAGTAGCATCGAAATCGAAGTCAACATCGAAATTTCCGCGGAACTTCAGGCTTAATGAATTATAGGTATAGCTGACCACCATATTCTTAGGCAAACCGGTTTTTTCATCCATACTGAATTCATATCGCTCGAGTGGCTTGTCGGTATCGGCATCCAGCTTTGAAGTGGGTGAAAGCTTGGCTCGCAGTTTAATATACTTCTTGCCGTCAATCTCTTCCTTCCCATCATTTTCAAGCTGCATCCCCCGAAACCAATGCCAATCACCGCGAAGCCCCCTTAGGACAAAACCAATATCGCCGGGAAGCATAGCTTGCAACTGAGAGAGAAACTCCTCACGATCTTTGGAAGCATCTACTTGGGAAAGTTCATTCGATGCCTCTCGATAGTACCAAAGCGTTAAACCGTCTGAAACAATCTCCCTGCGCACCCGCTTTTCGCCAAAAAGCTCAGTCAAGTCGGCATGAATCTTGTTTGGAGCTTGGAATGCTAAGAATAGGGAATAAATTAAAGGCTCAGAACCCTCTGTTGAGTATTGATATGAACCTTTGAGGTCGAGAGTAACCGTATTGGTTGCCCGACAAGCAGTCTGCATCCGGTTTACAGTACGCTCAACCCATTCACGATAAGCTTCTGCCTTTTGCTTTAACTCCAGTTCTTCCTTAGGTTGCTTCTTTTGCTCATCATGTGAAACTGCAGGGATTTCAGGCTTATCGACAACCTGATCTTTAGCGTACACATAAGTCGCCTGTAAAGCTAACACCGCTATTAATATCCAACACTTAGGCAGATGCATTCTTTCTCCTAACTCCTTAGACGGTA
This genomic window from bacterium contains:
- a CDS encoding CCA tRNA nucleotidyltransferase → MRSATETTLDLLRQATIGSEYESRLFLVGGYVRDQLLKLPVPEDLDIVLEGDALELAHFLYRQRICDHTPVVYPRFGTAMVSIDGVPVELVTARRESYQSESRHPDVVPATLADDARRRDFTINTLMRNLHTNELIDPLQVGILDLSKGVLRTPLDPIATFSDDPLRMLRAIRFAVKLNFIIVPECYEAIKETASRLEIISEERIRDEFIKIMALPNCTKGIAMLFETGLLQQFAPELTAMRGMAQNDYHIYDVWDHTMAALDVLNPNTSTETRIALLFHDVGKPLTYSQDANERVHFYNHEVIGADITREVLQRLKFPNSQIAEIADMVRLHMRVGGYDPSWNNAAMRRLVRDVGDLFEPMLDLCKADAKARREDLGGPDFESLEERVAKVRADFDVTKAVSPLSGEEIMEHLHLIEGPKVGYFKDALTDAIIEGILKPDDKEGAYKLLDQIAEGLQEKE